Part of the Zingiber officinale cultivar Zhangliang chromosome 6A, Zo_v1.1, whole genome shotgun sequence genome, ggaactggtacgttttcctacgATTAACCAACATAGTCGCCTTTGACTTCACCCACCTTGTCATCCACtgagaatttgatcttctggcataAAGTGGATACCACTGCTCGGAACTTATTGAGTGCTAGTCggcccaatatgacgttgtaggccgacgacgtctccaccacaatgaagttcgtCATCCTCATCCTCTTCAGTGGTTCCTCTCCGATCAAGACAGTCAAGCGGACTTAGCTGATCTGtaacacttcattgcctgtgaatccgtgGAGTGGAATCATCATGGGCAGCAAATCGCTCCGATcgatttgcaactgatcgaacgccttcttgaatatgatattcaccGAAGTCCTTGTGTCAACAAAGGTTCGGTAAATAACATAGTTAGCAATTAGCGCTCGGATGATCAGCGCGTTGTCATACGAGATCTTCACTTTCTCTGAATCTTTCGGGTCGAAGCTGATCTTCGGTCCTtcagccttctccttgctgcagccaACGACATGGATCTCGAGCCGTCGAGCGTATGACTTCCTCGCCCGGTTGGAATCATCGTCGGTCGGTCCACCAACGATCATTCCTATTTCTACCCGAGCAGCTTTGCTCCTGTTCTCCTCTTGAGCCGAAGGTCTGCTCTGCTCGGTAGAGGCTCGGGCAAGACACTGGTTATTCCTCCTCTGAGATTGATGAGGGTGTAGTTCGACCCCCGTCCTTTCTTCCTCCCTTCTCCCGGTTGATCAGCGCCTGTGTTGCCGATCAAGAGATGGTGATCGACGGCGATATCCCTGCAGAGTCGGCCTGCTAGCTATTGGCGTCAGGTCGTAGTAGTCTCATGTGTTGTGCGTTGCCGACTGGTGTAAGGAACAGAACATTGACGCCCACACTTTGCCTTTTACGTCCTTTGAGTGATCAGCAATCACATGCTGTACGGCAAATGTCCTGACTCGTTGTATGGTTGCGCTCCTCCCGATCGAGGGCCCTTGGGAGGCTGATGGCTGCTCGACGGGCACCGCTTAAGCGCTGCTCGGGCTCGCTTGGCAACTCCCTTCTTCTGGTCatttgggcttcctccacgtttatgtattcggtgGTCTTCTTTTGCAAGTGGTTGAATTCCCTTGGGGGCTTTTGAATGAGTGATTTGAAGAACTCGCCTTCGGTGAGCCCCTAGGTGAAGGCGTTTACCAGCACGTCTGAGGAGACCGTTGGGATGTGCATAGTTACCTGATTAAAGCATTGGATGTAGGTCCTCAATGCTTCCTTGGGCCCCTGCTTCAGCGAGAACAAGTTCACGCTCGTCTTCTGATGGCGCTggctgctggcaaagtggtgTAGGAACGCCGCTCGAAAGTCCTTGAGGTTGTGGATTGATCCATCCGGCAACCTCTTGAACTAGCGTTGTGCCAACTTAGAGGgagtggtgaggaagacctgACACTTCACCCTGTCAGTGTACTAGTGAAGTGTGGTCGCGTTGTCAAATTTGGTCAGATGGTCATCCGAGTCAATAGATCCATTGTATTATTCGATCGCTAGCGGTGTATAGTGGCTCGACAGAGGGTCATTTAGAATCCCCTCTGAAAATTACTGATTGATTTGTTCGGGCAAATCATCCTCCCTGGATGCCTTCCTTTTCCTTGCATCCCGAACAAGTGCATCATCTGAAGAAGACCTCCAATCCTTGTCCGCTCATCCCCTTTCCTCCGATGGGGTGTTGAACAACGCTCGATGGAAGGGGATAGGTGCATTGGGCACTTCCCCATACGTGCCATCCGACTTCTTGCTATTACCCCGAGTGGATACTCGGTTCGCTCGGTCTCCGTGCTCAGTTAGTCGACTAGCAGCTGATGCTGCGAGCTCCTGCGCTTGGCGTTTGGCCAGCGCCTGTCGTTGTTGCTACTTCACTATCGTGGCTGCTCGGCCTTGTACCAGTATGCCGAGCTCCTCTTGTGTCAATGCCACCATGGTGAATTGTCCAGCGCCCTCCATCTTCTCATTCGGATGCAGGCTACATTCCCATAGACGGTGCcagaatgatcctgtccgaaagcggaGAAGTTGAAAGCTAGGGATGTGGAGGCTTCGTTGATCGGATGTTGACCTCGCTTCGATCTACAAAACAAGCAACGTCAGTgccaagccagggaaggggtccccgacgttggccctcTGATGCTTAAGTCAGTCACCAGAATGTGGAGAAAAGTGGAGCAACTATAGAACTATATGCAAACAGTAGATAACACGTACCTCCGTCGGTGgtggaccctcctttatatagagccctggtgggcTACGTGTGCGCTTCTCAAGGCATGGGCACACTCTCCAATATGTCCTATGAAAGAATTTGccaggaaagtacctctgacagcataccttaacagggcatgcatatccctgacgagacagtagaagcttccgccaTACATTCCGCCTGTCGATCATGCCTTGTGTCAGCGGCACTacatcccaaaaggatgtcgagagatactacagtggtcCCGTTACTTGACCAAGATGGGTGGTCGCTCGGCCGGGACTCCGCTTCGTCCACGACCAAGTCCCATTGCTTGGTAGAGCAGGGTAGCTGCTCAGTCGTGATCCCTACGCTCTATCGACCTCAGTTGCTCTCCCGTGCGGTGACTATATAGTAATATGTCCTTCCCCGTTTGGATTAGCTATCCAATCTCCGCCGACGTCCTGCTACTCCATATTGAGCGTCGGCTGTCTTACGTATCATCCCAAGCTGGACGGATGATCTGCTCGGACATGTCTCCCGCCAGTCGGGCCCTGACTATCGACAGGCCATTACAATTATCTTCCGTTCGATCCTTTGATACCTAGATGTTGACcactttaactttaacttttaCCTTGGTAGTTAACCCCATGTCAGATAGACCTCCCTCTATTACCGCATCattaattttaaaacatttaataAAAATGTGAGAGACATTTTAAAAATGAGTTCCAACTTAACAGCCTTTATCTTCTTGTACAATAGGTATTAATGCTAAAATCGGATAAATCATTATCTCCCACTGCCACTAAAGTACCATGGTCCACCACCCTTAAGAGTTGAGTTATCTCCTTGCATTCTTCTTTCCAAAGCATATGCATATTTGGCGTAGCAGTCTGATGTTGCTGAGGTCTTTAAAAAGTCGTCCTTTTCCTTGTTTTGTCATCTCCATCTTATTATTGATTTGCCGCGTTGAAGATTAAATAATCCGAGGCTCGGTGTCCTTTTTTccttctattattattattattattattattaaaaacgCTTCTTTTATAATTAGTTTTTTTTCCCCCTGGGCACAATGAAACATACGAtggaaacaaacaagtttagttttttatgattCTATTTTAATATTCAAATGGAAAAATAAGATAGAATACTAATTCTAAAGGATGAATTATTGCCTCCAATGTTTATTTCATCTCTCTTAAATATTATAGATAGAATAAGTGAATCAACCGGGCTAAAGTCCAAACCGACAAAGCGCTAAACAAATGGAACGAATCACATCGACCGAGAGAGTTGAACAAAACAAAAAAGCCTAGCGAGCAAACATGTTTACTAAAACGGACTGAATGaataaaccaaacacatagaataGGCTAGGCTAGATGATCGAGCTAGTTAAGTGGATCAAGCAAATTGAACTAAACAAGCTGAGATAGCCACCCAAGAAATAAAATATAGGGAGACATTCGAAAATCAAACAAAAAGAATCAATTAATTGAAATTTTGGCATACTACAATTATTCATTTTATGTTGAGGCTTTTAGAATTTCCCATCAAGAGCTATGTAATTAGATTACCATAACTTTGCGTATAAATTTAAAGatccattttttttcttatcCTTAATTGTTTCAGAACACTAGAAATAGAAATTATAGCCTTGAACGTACCTgcataagaaaaagaaatcagcTTTATAAAATTAAGTGAAGCCAACTTATGTTTCAGTTTATTTGTGTCGGAGAACAAAAAAAATAGTCAACTGAACCTTCAATCATTAGACAGGCAAACATGTGAGGTTAAGCAGGTTCAATTAGACAGGCAGAGTCTTAAGAAAGAAAACTGGAAAAATGGGCTCGCATAAAGCTCTGCTTAAGCACTTGTGTGAAtcccagaaaaaaaaaaaagagatttgatAATGAAGGGAAAGTAAAGTTGATTTGGATTCGCCATGCGTTTGAAAGTGATCACTTTGTGTACAAAACATCCTCCCATGGGTGTCGATAGAGTGGCTGCTTCAATCTCTTCTGATCAAATGTGTGCCTGTGGATTCCAAGATTAGTGTTATATATAATGAAGAAGCAAGAATTCAATAAAAAGCAGGTAAACCATAAATTGTGCCCCAAAGGCTTATATTTCATCATGGTAGACAAGATTAAATTATTCTCAACTTCCTTCTAAAGGCGAGGAAGCCAAATCTAACCTAAAATGCTAAGGCATATTGGTATGATATAGACATGATCAGAACCCATATTTGGAGATGTGATACTATCTTTAACGCGTCCATCTCAGTACCAACGTCATTATAGATAGAAATGAGGGACCAGTAGAGCATGTTAAAGGCCAAGGGAGCCCAATCTAAGACAAAATATTGTCACTGATGGAAAATCTCTTAGTATTTAAGCATTTATAAGAATCCTCTTTTGATGATATGAGGGAAAGGAAGGGAAGTGACAAAGAAATGTACAGAACAATGAAGCGTCATATGTAACTTTGCAAGTCTTTTTCTCTTCCTTCCCAACTTTCCACCTAAGTTTACAGACCCTAAAAGGATTAAATATCTACTTCAGTTTCTTATTGACATAGTGGACAAACTCATAAGGCAAAGAGAGGTTCACTGATCAAGTAACTAGCTACCAGGTCAGTCCACTGACTCTCAAATCAATTCCTCTCTTAAGAGAGACTAAAGACAGCACATTGCCTTCGCTAGGGAATATGACGGACTAGATAAATCCTAtccctttattatttttttctgccACCAATGATTAATACCgaagaaaatgaaatccatggaataGAAGGGCTACAAAATAAAGACAATTGAAAAGTGAATGCTTGACTTACCCAATCAGACCAATTGAGCGTGCCAACACAAACAGACCATTTAGATATCCAATTTCGACAATCTCATCGATTTCTTGTTTGCTGAACATTCCACTTCCAGCTAGAAGATCCAAGAAAAGAGATCCAATTGCGCCATCAACATTAAGAACCAAGTTGTTTGCCTTTGAGAGAGTGTACGTCTCAACTTGCACAGCATATTCCATGTACTTTACAGACGGGAAATGAGTGTGTGCATACTTTTGCAGGAGCTCCACTCTCTTGTCTCTGTTGTCTCTGCTTTTGATCCTGTTTCCCCAAATATGGCATGTGTCATTAATACGAACAAAAGCTTAGGATGGCTACGCAAAGTGTCCAGTGATAAATGGAGCATCACTAGCATATATATTGCTACCTTTCcacttcttatatatatatatatatttgaagatGGAAGGCAATTTGCAATGCTAGTAAAGAATATCCAcctccaagaaaaaaaaaataactattgACAAAAGTTTAAAGTAAAATATTCTTCTGTTTTTTTAATCTTTACCAAATTATTTCATTCATGCCCAGAAAAGGTGGCTTAAACCAAACTAGTCATTCAGATTAGATATGAATTAGGGAAGCCAGTCTAATCAGTAAAGTTACAGTTTGGCTGATCAAAGCATGTGGTGTTTAACTAATGCTTATCTAAGTATCAATGTTTCTGGTGATAGTGTGAGATCGTGTTATAACTATTATTTGGGATATTAAGCAATTATTTTATACATGCTAGTACCAATCAGTATCGTCATAATAACCATTTCCTGCATTTATTTTTGGTCGGGCACACATTAAGTTGTAGTTAATATCCCTACCAATCAAAGTGTAAAAACATCTTAAAAACAACTATGGATATTTAAATCCACATCCATGTTGGATACTCGGTATCTTTCTAATCATCTCAGAGTGAAGACAGGAAAGAAAATGGCatgtcttttttttattttatttatattagaaAGACTTGACCCCAATTTGAATCTTGACTATCAGTATTAGGCTATTAACTCATCATATATAAAACAGATGTCTTATATGTTTTGAACTAACTTTTTTGACATTCACAAAATTAACTCGGAGTATCCTTCTAATCATTTTAGAGTCAAGAATGGAAAGAATATGACATGccctttttataattatattagaCAGAATTGGCTCCAAAGATACTCATTAACTCAGTATCTTTCTAATCATCTCAGAGTGAAGACTGGAAAGAAAATGACATGTCTTTTCTTTCTAATCATCTGAGTGAAGACTAGAAAGAAAAGACATGTCTTTTCTTTCTAATCATATCAGAGTGAAGACTGGAAAAAAATGACATGtccttttttttatcatattagaGAGAATTGGCTCCATATTTAAATGACATGTCCTTTTATCATATTAGAGAGAATTGGCTCCATATTTAAATTTTGACTATCAGTATTAGGTTATTAATTCATCATATATAGTTTCAGATGTCATATATATGTTTTCAACGAACTTTTTTGACAttcacaaaattaatttttatttctctttttgGATGTTTATCCTACAGTCTCAATCAGACACAAAATATTATTAAGTATCTTGTTAGTAGGTACTTAGAtgaactttaaaaccacataaagaaaacaaaaggaagacTGCCTATGAACTTCATTAGTTAAGCAAGCTAGTTTTATAGAGATGTACaacaaaatccaaaaaaaaaataatcaactaATTGGTGATCGGTCATGTGTATAATTTATGCTTTGAAAGTGGCATGAGAGTTCTGGAAACTTGTTTGACACTATGAGCAATAGTTAAAAATCATGAATATCTTTTATAGAATATAGAAAATCATTATAAACTCAGAGATATAAACCTGTGTCCTATTCCTGGTACTCGAATGCCCTTCTTTTTCATGCCTTCAACAAACTCATAAGGGGTGAGGCCCTGAAAACAGACACATATTTAGTACTACTGCAACTTAATAAACAATAAACAAAAAACTTATATACTCACTTTTTCATATGCATCTTTGAAATACCGAGCAGCATCATCAATTGCCCCACCAAATCGAGGACCAATTGTGAGTAACCCTGTATTTGAGAAGTTgctcatttttccttccaatgACCATAGGCAAAGCCCTGGGTTTGACTATTAACATGAGCCAAATAAAACTGAACTCACCTGATACCAGACTGGAGACTAAATCCTTTCCAGCCCTTGCTGTAACTATAGTGTTATGAGCACCAGAAACACAGGGACCATGATCAGCACATAACATGATGCAGATCTAACAATTGCAGAAAGAAATGATGTGAGACTAAAGGTTACAGATATCACATAACATCATGAAGATCTAACAATTGCAGAAAGAAATGATGTGAGACTAAAGGTTACAGATATCACATAACATCATGAAGATCTAACAATTGCAGAAAGAAATGATGTGAGACTAAAGGTTACAGATATCACAAATATTAGCAGATCGTGTTTGCATAAAGTAACTAAAATATTAGTCAACTCATCAAATTGTTAAAGAAATAATATTTACCAGTCAACAACTTAAAACAAGTGAGAGAAACTCATTTTCCAACAGACCTCTATGAATTGTGTGCAATAACGTGGTAGGCTACGCTTGAACCACAAAAGGGAGATGACATCACCCACACCAAAGCCACTTTGGACAATAGTAGACATAGGTACGCCAGCATAACAAGGTTCGTCACCTGTGAATAGAGATGCGACTTAGCAAATTGTTAAGCATTGAAAGTCCATTTTGTACGAGGAAAAAAATTGTATTAAATTGCACCTCTGTCATCTGAAATGGTAGAGATGATATGGGTTGGAGCCCGGACCTTCCCACTTTTGATTGCATATTTAAGATCCTCTGGAATTTGAGGTGGTTTAATTTCAGGTACAGGAGAAATCTTCCCTTCCTCAACCTACCCCATAAAGAGAACAAGATATAAATACCAGCATTGGCATTCTTCTTAAGTGCACAGAAATAATACCAATTGATATCATAGAAACAAACTGAACCACAACAGCATACCAGCTTCTCAAATGTTTCTTTGATTGCAGTCTCAAATGCTTCATATGAAGTTGGAACGACTGCTCCAGCATCTCTGAGTGCCTGATTTTTCACTTGTGCTGATTCCAATTCACCACCACTTTTTGCACCCTAGTTTAGTAAATCAAGAAATgataaaataagaagaaaaaatggATTTGGATCATGGTTAGCAGAGATGGTCAAAAAGACACAATATGAAAAGACAAAGTTCAACTCACAGCGTGGCCAAATTGCACTTCAGATTTGAATAGACGGGCACAGGTTCCACTAACCCAAGCCACTACTGGTTTATGAATTTTTCCTTCTTTTAGAGCCTCAACAAGGGAGTATTCATCTCTCCCACCCAATTCCCCCAGCACAACTATCATCTTGACCTATATAGAACAAGGAGTTTagtaattttccttttctaaggAGAAGCTTATATTGATTAATATTCAACTACAGTTTATCTTAATGCATTACATGACAAGTGATCCAGAGCTTGAATTAAACATGGTATTCACTAAAGAGCTTTTTTTCCTATAGTTAAGGAATGTTATTTGCTGACGGGCTTTTCTATACTACTCAAGAAGATTAATTTCAAGGTAGCTTACTTGAGGGATGTTGTTAAAGCGCAGAACATGATCAGAAAGAGTTGAGCCAGGAAAAACATCTCCTCCAATTGCAATACCTGAATAGCAAATCAAAAGAACTCATATCAAGATTTTACAAACAGAAGTATTAAAAACCTGGAAATAACAGTAATATCACCTTCATAAATTCCATCCGTGACACGGGCAATTGTGTTGTAAAGCTCATTTGACATGCCACCCTATAACGACACGAAAAATTATTATATCTGACAagtaatacaataaaataaaacaatttaatttgagtttttagcCAGGAAAGAGGAGCCATTTTTTAAGACATAGTCCACTAGTGCATGGATAGTGGTAATGTGAGATGAGGGAAAATTGTGTGATGTAATTTAGTTTCTAATGAATATGAAACATCAAGTATCATGGTACAAGTTTTACTAGTGGTATACAATTAGTATGATTTGTGTTAAACAAGGAAACCATGTGTTCTCCATTCCATGGTATACAAGTCAGAATTAGTTAGTTATTGTTTTGTGTCATTTAGccatcataaaaaaataaacttagaAGTAACACAATTGTAGCAATATTAATCCATGAAGCTCCCTCTAATGTGGTTTCTACAGAGGAGTAGCCTTCCACCAATATGGTTTCTAAAAAGATCTAGCATGTACTAAAACAAAGTTAATCATGAATCTAATGCTAC contains:
- the LOC121995581 gene encoding ATP-citrate synthase beta chain protein 1-like, yielding MLDFDFLCGRETPSVAGIINPGSEGFQKLFFGQEEIAIPVHSTIEAACAAHPTADVFINFASFRSAAASSMSALKQHTIRVIAIIAEGVPESDTKQLIAYARANNKVVIGPSTVGGIQAGAFKIGDTAGTIDNIIQCKLYRPGSVGFVSKSGGMSNELYNTIARVTDGIYEGIAIGGDVFPGSTLSDHVLRFNNIPQVKMIVVLGELGGRDEYSLVEALKEGKIHKPVVAWVSGTCARLFKSEVQFGHAGAKSGGELESAQVKNQALRDAGAVVPTSYEAFETAIKETFEKLVEEGKISPVPEIKPPQIPEDLKYAIKSGKVRAPTHIISTISDDRGDEPCYAGVPMSTIVQSGFGVGDVISLLWFKRSLPRYCTQFIEICIMLCADHGPCVSGAHNTIVTARAGKDLVSSLVSGLLTIGPRFGGAIDDAARYFKDAYEKGLTPYEFVEGMKKKGIRVPGIGHRIKSRDNRDKRVELLQKYAHTHFPSVKYMEYAVQVETYTLSKANNLVLNVDGAIGSLFLDLLAGSGMFSKQEIDEIVEIGYLNGLFVLARSIGLIGHTFDQKRLKQPLYRHPWEDVLYTK